From a single Solidesulfovibrio fructosivorans JJ] genomic region:
- a CDS encoding TIGR03960 family B12-binding radical SAM protein, with the protein MREFAPWLQKPTQYLGAEWGRTAKDAASVRARVALAFPDLYEVGMSYVGGRILYETVNRVAGLAAERVFTPADEAAALLRDQGAPLCTLESDTPLAACDVVAFHLTHELCYTNVLYMLDLAGIPFRAADRGDDGPLVIAGGGCAFNAEPVAPFFDLMVIGDGEEALPAILDAVATAREEGGVSRRDLLLRLTGIPGVYVPSFFDIGPDGAPVPLVPGYERVTKAIVADLDTAPFPTCQVVPFAQAVHDRLAVEIARGCTRGCRFCHAGMIYRPVRERSLPELEKLVAEGLSRTGYEELSFLSLSTGDFSALESLFAHSIDRCRRDQIAVSLPSLRAGTLSDSILDMMAGIRRTGATVAPEAATQRLRDVINKGITEEDILAHVAKLFRHGWQQVKLYFMIGLPTETEEDVRGIYELAKKVLAQAPPGTKRLQVTAAISPFVPKPHTPFQWEAQISLEQTRARVGYLRDLFATDRRLTLRWHEPEMSFLEGVFSRAGRELAPLVEAAYHQGALFCSWVDRFDLAPWLRVFEEAGLDPAKWLDARNPDAPLPWDHLSCGVTPGFLRRERQKALAGRITTDCRYGECSGCGVCDFEGRKSDLRAAGEAVIRPRCNRPEREHEAVAAPPAPPREDLTRKAVHVRLWFEKTGSAVYLSQLELTRLFERALRRAGLKPSFSAGYHPLPQMSFGRALPVGVASTAEWMGLFLREPVAPGDIPARLNPNLPEGLAMVAVEELPPGRKVPQPIEETFELVIPAANAKDCLECWGAFAAADSFPVTWESKKGPRSIDARPLVTGVALEEPGNTVRITCLFAEAYVSPLRLVEAVCPGLVRGRYVLTKASVAFEAGGAGFPAGLMNQN; encoded by the coding sequence ATGCGCGAATTCGCTCCCTGGCTGCAAAAGCCCACCCAGTATCTCGGCGCGGAATGGGGCCGCACGGCCAAGGACGCCGCTTCGGTGCGCGCCCGGGTCGCCCTGGCCTTCCCGGACCTCTATGAAGTCGGCATGTCCTATGTGGGCGGGCGCATCCTTTACGAGACCGTCAACCGTGTTGCTGGCCTTGCCGCCGAGCGCGTCTTCACCCCGGCCGACGAGGCCGCCGCGTTGTTGCGTGACCAGGGCGCGCCGCTTTGCACCCTGGAGTCCGATACGCCGCTGGCCGCCTGCGACGTGGTGGCGTTCCACCTCACCCACGAGCTGTGCTACACCAACGTGCTGTACATGCTGGATCTGGCCGGTATCCCTTTTCGCGCCGCCGACCGGGGCGATGACGGGCCGCTCGTTATCGCCGGCGGCGGCTGCGCCTTCAATGCCGAGCCCGTGGCCCCGTTTTTCGACCTCATGGTCATCGGCGACGGCGAAGAGGCCTTGCCCGCCATTTTGGACGCCGTGGCCACGGCCAGGGAGGAGGGGGGCGTCTCCAGGCGCGACCTGCTCCTGCGCCTGACCGGTATCCCGGGCGTCTATGTGCCGTCCTTTTTCGATATCGGCCCGGACGGCGCGCCGGTACCGCTGGTGCCGGGCTACGAGCGCGTGACCAAGGCCATTGTGGCCGATCTCGACACGGCTCCCTTTCCCACCTGCCAGGTCGTGCCCTTTGCCCAGGCCGTGCACGACCGCCTGGCCGTGGAGATCGCCCGGGGCTGCACGCGCGGCTGCCGCTTTTGCCATGCCGGCATGATCTACCGGCCGGTGCGTGAGCGCAGCCTGCCGGAGCTCGAGAAACTGGTGGCTGAGGGACTGTCGCGCACCGGCTACGAGGAGCTGTCCTTTCTTTCCCTTTCCACCGGCGATTTCTCCGCCCTGGAGAGCCTTTTCGCCCACAGCATCGACCGCTGCCGCCGGGACCAGATCGCCGTGTCCCTGCCGTCGCTTCGGGCCGGCACGCTCTCCGACTCCATCCTCGACATGATGGCCGGCATCCGCCGCACCGGCGCGACCGTGGCCCCGGAAGCCGCCACCCAGCGCCTGCGCGACGTCATCAACAAGGGCATCACCGAGGAGGACATCCTCGCCCACGTGGCCAAGCTTTTTCGCCACGGCTGGCAGCAGGTCAAGCTCTACTTCATGATCGGCCTGCCGACCGAGACCGAGGAGGACGTGCGGGGCATTTACGAACTGGCCAAAAAGGTCCTCGCCCAGGCCCCGCCCGGGACCAAGCGCTTGCAGGTCACGGCCGCCATCTCACCCTTCGTGCCCAAGCCTCACACGCCGTTTCAGTGGGAAGCGCAGATCAGCCTGGAACAGACCAGGGCGCGGGTGGGCTATCTGCGCGATCTTTTCGCCACGGACCGGCGACTGACGCTACGCTGGCACGAGCCGGAGATGAGTTTTCTCGAGGGCGTTTTTTCCCGGGCCGGTCGGGAGCTCGCGCCGCTGGTCGAGGCCGCCTACCACCAGGGCGCGCTTTTTTGCTCCTGGGTCGACCGTTTCGATCTGGCTCCCTGGCTTCGGGTGTTCGAAGAAGCCGGGCTTGACCCGGCCAAATGGCTTGACGCGCGCAACCCGGATGCGCCGCTTCCCTGGGATCATCTGTCCTGCGGCGTCACCCCGGGCTTTTTGCGCCGGGAGCGCCAAAAGGCCCTGGCCGGGCGCATCACGACCGATTGCCGCTACGGCGAATGTTCGGGCTGCGGCGTGTGCGACTTCGAGGGCCGCAAAAGCGACCTGCGCGCCGCCGGAGAGGCGGTGATCCGTCCGCGCTGCAACCGCCCCGAACGCGAGCACGAGGCTGTGGCCGCGCCTCCGGCTCCGCCCAGGGAAGACTTGACCCGAAAGGCCGTGCACGTGCGCCTGTGGTTTGAAAAAACCGGCAGCGCCGTCTACCTGAGCCAACTGGAGCTCACGCGCCTTTTTGAGCGCGCCTTGCGCCGGGCCGGGCTCAAGCCCAGTTTTTCCGCCGGCTACCATCCGCTGCCCCAGATGTCCTTCGGCCGGGCCCTACCGGTGGGTGTGGCGAGTACGGCCGAATGGATGGGCCTTTTCTTGCGTGAGCCGGTTGCCCCCGGGGACATCCCGGCCAGACTCAACCCCAATCTCCCCGAGGGCCTCGCCATGGTGGCCGTGGAAGAACTCCCCCCTGGTCGCAAGGTGCCCCAGCCCATCGAGGAGACTTTCGAACTTGTCATTCCCGCCGCCAACGCCAAGGACTGCCTGGAGTGTTGGGGCGCATTCGCGGCGGCTGACAGCTTTCCCGTGACCTGGGAATCGAAAAAGGGCCCGCGCTCCATCGACGCCCGGCCCCTCGTCACGGGCGTCGCCCTGGAAGAGCCCGGAAATACGGTGCGCATCACCTGTCTTTTCGCAGAAGCCTACGTGAGCCCGTTGCGGCTGGTCGAGGCCGTCTGTCCGGGGCTGGTGCGCGGACGCTACGTCCTGACCAAGGCCTCCGTGGCCTTCGAAGCGGGCGGGGCGGGCTTCCCGGCCGGTTTGATGAACCAGAATTAA
- the gmd gene encoding GDP-mannose 4,6-dehydratase, with amino-acid sequence MKNKVALITGITGQDGAYLAELLLQKGYAVHGIKRRSSLFNTQRIDHLYSDPHDTGRRLMLHYGDLSDSTNLIRIMQEVRPDEVYNLAAQSHVKVSFESPEYTADVDALGTLRLLEAIRILGLEKHTRFYQASTSELFGKVVETPQTEKTPFYPRSPYAVAKLYAYWITVNYREAYGMYACNGILFNHESPLRGETFVTRKITRAMARIKLGLQDCLYLGNMSALRDWGHAKDYVEMQWLMLQQDAPDDFVIATGRQSSVRDFVMMTADELGISLRFEGEGADEKGYDAETGKCLIAVDPRYFRPTEVETLLGDPTKARERLGWQPKITIEQMVSEMVRSDLREAERDALCKSQGFAVFDYNE; translated from the coding sequence ATGAAGAACAAAGTCGCGCTGATCACCGGCATCACCGGGCAGGACGGTGCCTATCTGGCCGAATTGCTGCTGCAAAAGGGCTACGCGGTGCATGGCATCAAGCGCCGGTCCTCGCTTTTCAACACCCAGCGCATCGACCATCTCTACAGCGACCCGCACGACACCGGCCGCAGACTGATGTTGCACTACGGCGACCTGTCCGATTCCACCAACCTCATCCGCATCATGCAGGAGGTCCGGCCGGACGAGGTCTACAACCTGGCCGCCCAGAGCCACGTCAAGGTCTCCTTCGAGTCGCCGGAATACACCGCCGATGTGGACGCCCTGGGAACCTTGCGCCTGCTCGAGGCCATCCGCATCCTGGGGCTCGAGAAGCACACCCGTTTTTACCAGGCCTCGACCTCGGAACTCTTCGGCAAGGTGGTGGAAACGCCCCAGACCGAGAAAACGCCGTTTTATCCGCGAAGCCCCTATGCCGTGGCCAAGCTCTACGCCTACTGGATCACGGTCAACTACCGCGAGGCCTACGGCATGTACGCCTGCAACGGCATCCTCTTTAACCACGAGTCGCCGCTTCGCGGGGAGACCTTCGTCACCCGCAAGATCACCCGGGCCATGGCCCGCATCAAGCTGGGGCTGCAGGACTGCCTGTACCTCGGCAACATGAGCGCGCTTCGCGACTGGGGCCATGCCAAGGACTACGTGGAAATGCAGTGGCTCATGCTCCAGCAGGACGCTCCGGACGATTTCGTCATCGCCACCGGTCGGCAGTCCTCGGTGCGCGACTTCGTGATGATGACCGCCGACGAACTCGGCATCTCCCTGCGTTTCGAGGGCGAGGGCGCGGACGAGAAGGGGTACGACGCCGAGACGGGCAAATGCCTTATCGCCGTCGATCCCCGTTATTTCCGGCCGACCGAGGTGGAAACGCTGCTCGGCGATCCCACCAAGGCCCGGGAACGCCTGGGTTGGCAGCCAAAAATCACCATCGAGCAGATGGTGTCCGAAATGGTGCGCAGCGACCTGCGCGAAGCAGAGCGGGACGCGCTCTGTAAAAGCCAGGGATTTGCCGTTTTCGACTATAATGAATGA
- a CDS encoding GDP-mannose 4,6-dehydratase — MKKALIFGVSGQDGAYLARLLLDKGYQVTGTSRDAQMTSFRNLAALGVRDQVALFSVTLTDFRSVLTVLTKVVPDEIYHLAGQSSVGLSFEQPVETFHSISLGTLNLLEAVRFLDAPVRLYNASSSDCFGDTGGEPATEETPFAPRSPYAVAKAAAHFEVANYREAYKLFACNGILFNHESPLRPPRFVTRKIVSAACRIAQGSGERLRLGNIDVARDWGYAPQYVEAMWRMLQRDTPEDYVIATGQTITLRDFTAHAFDAVGLDWRDHVDVDPSLFRPSDIAVSRANPSKAAQRLGWRATLSPADVARAMVAHEMGQPQPEKTVP; from the coding sequence ATGAAAAAAGCGCTCATTTTCGGAGTCTCCGGCCAGGACGGGGCCTATCTTGCCCGGTTGCTGCTGGACAAAGGCTATCAGGTGACCGGGACGTCCCGCGACGCCCAAATGACCTCGTTTCGTAATCTGGCCGCCCTCGGCGTGCGCGACCAGGTGGCGCTTTTTTCCGTGACGCTCACCGATTTTCGTAGCGTGCTGACCGTGCTGACCAAGGTCGTGCCGGACGAGATCTATCACCTGGCCGGCCAATCCTCGGTCGGGCTCTCCTTCGAGCAGCCCGTGGAAACCTTCCACTCCATCAGCCTCGGCACCCTCAACCTGCTCGAGGCGGTGCGGTTTCTCGACGCGCCGGTCAGGCTCTACAACGCCTCGTCGAGCGACTGCTTCGGCGATACCGGGGGCGAGCCGGCCACCGAGGAAACCCCCTTCGCCCCACGAAGCCCCTATGCCGTGGCCAAAGCGGCGGCCCACTTCGAGGTGGCCAACTACCGCGAGGCCTACAAGCTTTTCGCTTGCAACGGCATCCTGTTCAATCACGAGTCGCCGCTGCGGCCCCCGCGTTTCGTCACCCGCAAGATCGTTTCCGCCGCCTGCCGCATCGCGCAAGGCTCCGGGGAACGCCTGCGCCTGGGCAACATCGATGTGGCCCGGGACTGGGGCTACGCGCCGCAGTACGTGGAGGCCATGTGGCGCATGCTCCAGCGGGACACGCCCGAGGATTACGTCATCGCCACCGGCCAAACCATCACCTTGCGGGATTTTACCGCCCACGCCTTCGACGCCGTCGGGCTTGACTGGCGCGACCACGTCGACGTGGATCCTTCCCTTTTTCGTCCATCGGACATTGCCGTAAGCCGGGCCAATCCGTCCAAGGCGGCGCAGCGCCTGGGCTGGCGGGCGACGCTCAGTCCCGCCGACGTGGCCCGGGCCATGGTCGCCCACGAAATGGGACAACCACAACCGGAGAAGACCGTTCCATGA
- a CDS encoding Fur family transcriptional regulator, giving the protein MAGEGNQTSAAAMLTRAGIELTPLRLCVADVLSGEGQALPAADILARVRERHRANKVTLYRILDLFVEKGLAFRHSSGDRAFRYCLGPRFSSRAHCHAYCVRCGRMECLPAPETLVDVAALGERMAMDVVGVEVRIDGVCAACRKAAGEGGETDGPVDAGPGNN; this is encoded by the coding sequence ATGGCGGGAGAGGGAAACCAGACGTCGGCGGCGGCCATGCTGACCCGGGCGGGCATCGAGCTCACCCCCCTGCGCCTGTGCGTGGCCGACGTGCTGTCCGGGGAAGGGCAGGCCCTGCCGGCGGCCGATATCCTGGCCCGGGTGCGGGAGCGCCACCGGGCCAACAAGGTCACGCTCTACCGCATTCTCGATCTCTTTGTGGAAAAGGGCTTGGCCTTCCGCCACAGTTCCGGCGACAGGGCCTTTCGCTATTGCCTGGGGCCGCGTTTTTCCAGCCGGGCCCACTGCCATGCCTACTGCGTGCGTTGCGGCCGCATGGAGTGCCTGCCCGCCCCGGAGACGCTTGTGGACGTGGCCGCCCTGGGCGAGCGCATGGCCATGGACGTGGTGGGGGTGGAGGTGCGCATCGACGGCGTCTGCGCCGCCTGCCGCAAGGCCGCGGGAGAGGGCGGCGAGACGGACGGGCCGGTTGACGCCGGGCCGGGAAACAACTAG
- a CDS encoding metal ABC transporter permease, with translation MIADFLTLPFLQHALIAALLAAVCCGVMGTLIVANRMVFLAGGAAHAAYGGVGLAYFLALPVLPVTVAFTVAAALLMAAVTLRRLEDTDTVIGVLWAAGMAFGIILLDLTPGYKPDLMSYLFGSIITVPVSDLYALVGLAVVLVGLTLRHYNGFVAMAFDREFAAVRGAPVRFLHYLLTGLAAVTVVLLIRVAGLILIIALLSVAPSLAMRRVASLGRAMVVASLLNIFFCLAGLMLAYRFDLTSGAAIIAVAATTFCLTLAVGFLPHRKGV, from the coding sequence ATGATCGCGGATTTCCTGACCTTGCCGTTTTTGCAGCACGCGCTTATTGCCGCCCTTCTGGCCGCCGTCTGCTGCGGCGTGATGGGCACGTTGATCGTGGCCAACCGCATGGTCTTTCTGGCCGGCGGCGCGGCCCATGCCGCCTACGGCGGGGTGGGGCTGGCCTATTTCCTGGCCTTGCCCGTGCTGCCCGTTACCGTGGCCTTCACCGTGGCCGCGGCCCTGCTCATGGCCGCCGTGACGCTGCGGCGTCTCGAGGATACGGACACGGTCATCGGCGTGCTCTGGGCGGCCGGCATGGCCTTCGGCATCATCCTGCTCGACCTGACCCCGGGCTACAAGCCCGACCTCATGAGCTATCTTTTCGGCAGCATCATCACCGTGCCGGTCTCCGACCTTTATGCCCTGGTCGGCTTGGCCGTGGTCCTGGTCGGGCTGACGCTGCGGCATTACAACGGGTTCGTGGCCATGGCCTTCGACCGGGAGTTCGCGGCCGTTCGCGGCGCGCCGGTCAGGTTCCTGCACTATCTGCTCACCGGGCTCGCCGCCGTGACGGTGGTGCTTCTCATCCGCGTGGCCGGCCTGATCCTGATCATCGCGCTTTTATCCGTGGCCCCGAGTCTGGCCATGCGCCGCGTCGCCTCCCTGGGCCGGGCCATGGTCGTCGCCTCCCTGCTCAACATCTTTTTTTGCCTGGCCGGACTCATGCTTGCCTATCGCTTCGACCTGACCTCCGGCGCGGCCATTATCGCCGTGGCCGCGACCACCTTCTGCCTGACCCTGGCCGTGGGATTCCTGCCCCATCGGAAGGGTGTATAG
- a CDS encoding metal ABC transporter ATP-binding protein, translating into MTEPVVDIRDLTFAYNGQAALSGVSLAVAPGDRLAVLGPNGGGKTTLLKLILGILQPTSGTIRVFGREPGRQSARIGYVPQRLEGVAERKDLPIRVREVALMGLLASGRFGFRFSRDEMRRADAALTRVEMLPLADKRFCELSGGQKQRTLIARALVSDPDLLILDEPTANIDPQGKFCLYEVLSRIGQGVTSLVVSHDLSILAAGVTAVACVNARVLYAPQPKLTQEMVDLLYGVHSHTCPLDAYLRRITPELAGLTSLETR; encoded by the coding sequence GTGACCGAACCCGTCGTCGACATCCGCGACTTGACGTTTGCCTACAACGGTCAGGCGGCCCTTTCGGGGGTCAGCCTGGCCGTTGCCCCTGGTGACCGGCTGGCCGTGCTCGGCCCCAACGGCGGCGGCAAGACCACGCTTTTAAAGCTCATCCTCGGCATCCTGCAGCCAACTTCCGGCACCATCCGCGTTTTCGGCCGGGAGCCGGGACGCCAAAGCGCCCGTATCGGCTACGTGCCCCAGCGCCTGGAAGGCGTGGCCGAGCGCAAGGACCTGCCCATACGCGTGCGCGAGGTGGCGCTGATGGGCCTGCTTGCCTCGGGCAGGTTCGGCTTTCGGTTCAGTCGTGACGAAATGCGACGGGCCGATGCCGCGCTTACCCGCGTGGAAATGCTGCCTTTGGCCGACAAGCGCTTTTGCGAGCTTTCCGGTGGCCAGAAACAGCGTACGCTCATTGCCCGGGCCCTGGTATCCGATCCGGACCTGCTCATCCTCGACGAGCCCACGGCCAATATCGACCCCCAAGGCAAGTTCTGCCTTTATGAGGTGCTGTCGCGCATCGGCCAGGGCGTGACCTCCCTGGTCGTCAGCCACGATCTCAGCATCCTGGCCGCCGGGGTCACGGCCGTGGCCTGCGTCAACGCCCGGGTGCTCTACGCCCCGCAACCGAAGCTCACCCAGGAGATGGTGGACCTGCTCTACGGCGTCCACAGCCACACCTGTCCCCTGGACGCCTATTTACGCCGCATCACGCCCGAACTGGCCGGCCTTACCTCCCTGGAGACGCGATGA
- a CDS encoding metal ABC transporter solute-binding protein, Zn/Mn family, translating to MKRIMLLLAGLLFAAAVPAQAKMLVAVSIAPQAYFLKQIAGDRADALVMVPAGTDAHTYEPKPRQLAELGKAAAYFGIGMDFENAWLPRFKAASPKMVIVHTDAGIKKMPMVAHEHEGEEHEHEHAGEGQDHDKVGHAEAHGHHHHAGEPDPHIWLSPKLAKRIGANMRDGLIAADPAGAADYRAGYERFAASCDALDAAIKKEFAGLPPGEHVFMVFHPSWGYFARDYGLTQEPIEQLGREPGPRALAGLVKEAKKDNVKVIFVQPEMSAKQAETVAQAIGGTVVTLDPLAADWSDNLTKAAAAIRQGMAGPTEAK from the coding sequence ATGAAACGCATCATGTTGTTGCTGGCGGGACTGCTTTTCGCGGCCGCGGTACCGGCCCAGGCCAAAATGCTGGTCGCCGTCAGCATCGCGCCCCAGGCCTATTTCCTCAAACAGATCGCCGGAGATCGGGCCGACGCCCTGGTCATGGTCCCGGCCGGGACCGACGCCCACACCTATGAGCCCAAACCACGCCAACTGGCCGAACTCGGCAAGGCGGCCGCCTATTTCGGCATCGGCATGGACTTCGAGAACGCCTGGCTGCCCCGGTTCAAGGCCGCCAGCCCGAAGATGGTCATCGTGCATACCGACGCGGGCATCAAAAAGATGCCCATGGTCGCCCATGAGCACGAGGGTGAGGAACACGAACACGAGCACGCGGGGGAAGGCCAGGACCACGACAAGGTTGGCCACGCCGAGGCCCACGGTCATCACCACCACGCGGGAGAGCCCGATCCCCATATCTGGTTGTCCCCGAAGCTGGCCAAGAGAATCGGGGCCAACATGCGCGACGGCCTGATTGCCGCCGATCCCGCCGGCGCGGCCGACTACCGGGCCGGCTACGAACGCTTCGCCGCTTCGTGCGACGCCCTTGACGCCGCGATAAAAAAAGAGTTTGCCGGTCTGCCCCCCGGGGAACATGTTTTCATGGTCTTCCACCCTTCCTGGGGCTATTTTGCCCGGGATTATGGTCTGACCCAGGAGCCCATCGAGCAGCTCGGCCGCGAACCCGGCCCCCGGGCCCTGGCCGGGCTGGTCAAGGAAGCCAAAAAGGATAACGTCAAAGTGATTTTCGTGCAGCCCGAAATGAGCGCCAAGCAGGCCGAAACCGTCGCGCAGGCCATCGGCGGGACCGTGGTCACCCTCGATCCCCTGGCCGCCGACTGGTCGGACAACCTGACCAAGGCGGCAGCTGCCATACGCCAGGGCATGGCCGGTCCGACGGAGGCCAAGTGA